The Pleurodeles waltl isolate 20211129_DDA chromosome 7, aPleWal1.hap1.20221129, whole genome shotgun sequence genome contains the following window.
CTCTCCAGGTGTATATCTCACAATCTCTAGACTTCCTTGTAGCTGTCCACTCTCTTCAGGTATCTAGATACCATTCGCTCTCTATCTCTCACTTGATCTCTCAAGGTACTCTCGATTTGTCCTCCTTTCAGGTTTTCAAGAGTCTACCACCTTTCTCCACTGATCTGAAGTATCACCATGCTCGTCACCCTCTCTTCTACTTCTCCGAGTGTCTCTGCACTGGTCACTGTCTTCCTTGTTTTCCACGTGCCTTTAAATGCTTCTCTCCATGTGTCTTTGTACCTATCACCCTCTACTTCCATCCACTGTTCTCCACTTTTAGTCTTTCTCTTTCCTTGATCTCCATGTGTCTGTCATGTTCTATATGCCGGTGTTTTCAAATGTCCTAGTACCCACCACTGTCACTCTTGGTTCTCCAGGTGTCAGTCACCATCCACACTCTAGCTGTCCTAGTGTTTGTAACCTGATGCCCTCCATTGCCTCCAAGTTTTCTGGTGTCTATTACATCTTGTCTGTGTCCCAGTATTTGTGTCCCTCTGTCCTTCCCACTCTGTAAGTGTTACCACATCTCTACCTCTTGAGGTGCCTTCTCTAGGTGTTCTGGCTTCTGTTGTTTTTCTCCTAGTGTCTCCAGCTAACTCATCCTCTCCTTGCTTTCAAGAGTCCTGATATTCTGGAGAATCTAATAAATGTCTTCTGTTGACTCTTCTCCATGTGTTCTTGAGTCTGTTGTCTCGTGTAAGATGTCTCCAGTTGATTCCCTCTCTCCTGGTGCTCTGAAATCTGGTGTATTGGGGAAGGTGTCTCTGGTTTATTTCCTCCTTCCAGCCCTTCTGGGGGTGCCCTATGACCGGGATCCAGAGCTTGGCTGGAGCATCATGCTCTGTGTAGACTTGGATTTACTTGAGTTGGATTCTTTTTTGAGACATGCAAACCGCCATTGGACGTTCTCGCTGTTGAAGTAATATACCAATGGGTCCAGAAAGCTGTTGAGGCTGGCTAGTGCCATCCCAGCCCTACGCGCGCCACACGTGAACCGCAGCACCCCCGGGAAGACACCCACACGGCCCAGTGTGTGGACAGTCTGAATGGAGTGAAAGGGCATAAAGCAGAGGGTCAGCACTCCAATGACCAGCAGGATGGTGCGCAGAGACTTCCTCTTCAAAGtacgggcaccaccagtgctgtccGCCAAATCGATAATCCTCTTGAAGATGAGAATGTAGCAGGTGAGGATGGTGACGAAAGGGAGGAAGAAGCCTACCGCTGTGGAGAGGAAGGTCATGGTTGCCAGCCGCTTGCTCCAGGACTTGGTGGAGAAGTTCTCCATGCAGGCCGTACGTCCGTCAGGGAAGGTGTTAGTCAGAGATCCTGACGAGCCCAGAGCTGTCACCACCGCCCCAATCACCGTCCAGATGACCAGGGACAGGACAACGCGGTAAGATGGCTTCTTCAGCGTCAAGTAGCGGACCGGGTGCAGCACAGCCAGGTAGCGGTCAATACAGACACAGGCCAAGAACAGGGTGCAGCCATACATGTTGGCAAAGAACAGCGCGCTGGTGACCTTGCACATGGCCTCCCCAAAAATCCAGTCATTTTGGCGCCGGTGGTAGTCTAGCTGCAGCGGGAGCGACAGACTGAAGAGGATGTCGATGAGGATGACGTTGTAGAGAAAGATGGTTACAGGGGCAGCACGTGCCCTCTGGGAGAAGCAGCTGTAGGCGGCTGCCAGGTTCCCCGCGAGGCTCAGG
Protein-coding sequences here:
- the LOC138304439 gene encoding cysteinyl leukotriene receptor 2-like, translating into MASTVALSTESWWYTGSSTSDISLWASNATDRDPGVVSPKLCIAGAEFQYRLLPAVYGIVCILSLAGNLAAAYSCFSQRARAAPVTIFLYNVILIDILFSLSLPLQLDYHRRQNDWIFGEAMCKVTSALFFANMYGCTLFLACVCIDRYLAVLHPVRYLTLKKPSYRVVLSLVIWTVIGAVVTALGSSGSLTNTFPDGRTACMENFSTKSWSKRLATMTFLSTAVGFFLPFVTILTCYILIFKRIIDLADSTGGARTLKRKSLRTILLVIGVLTLCFMPFHSIQTVHTLGRVGVFPGVLRFTCGARRAGMALASLNSFLDPLVYYFNSENVQWRFACLKKESNSSKSKSTQSMMLQPSSGSRS